The genomic stretch tattcaaaaatattttttgccAAATACTACATTTttcttgtgtgtgtgtatatgtgttGTGTATGTACGTGTGGCTCTCTATGTGCGTGTGtgtttcaattattaaaaattttaaaattttaattttattataaaattgtgaagatattaaatttaaatataatataaaataatatttatataattttgttaaaatttaaaataagaagaaaggaaaatgaATGGAATGACCATTACTTAGCTAAATGGATAGAATAGTGAttccaaagaaaaaaatttaccaAACAAAGAAATGGAATTGAAGTTGGAATGTCATTCCATTCTTCTATTGtattccatcataccaagcaGGGCTTGCATCTGCTTCTAAAAACATTTGGGCGTATGACACTATTATGATGCAAATAACCTAAATCGTTATTCAAATTAGGGTAGGTGCCGTGCCAATTAGAATATTAGACATTGAATCAGTCAAGAAAGGATTGGTGGAATTTAACAACCTCATAAAATGACTAgttttatggagtattaaaaaaaacactgtTTTGCTAGGTCCCTCTAAAGAAGTCATTTGCTAGTTCTTGATGATAAGTCAACAGTCTAATGAGCTATCATTTTCGTGTCACTTGTTTCCAAATAAATTATGGTACCATTTCATTTAGTGGGACTACGAAAACATAAAAGCAGTGGACTTGGTCTTACTTAGATTAAATTCATCGAAATTATATTTGAGTTTGGCGTCCAAATTTAGGTATAGTGCATTTTGTAAGACTCGTACTATCATAAATACATTTCTAAAATATCTATTTCACTATTTAAAAATATCAGATTCGTTGAAATAATACTTCCTTCTATCTCCATTTGAAGTCCCATTTTTTTACTAAgcacatgttttaaaaaattatttaactttgtaaataaaaatagttaaaaagGTTAGTGAATGTTGgtaatatatattgattttatgataaaatgttaatgaaatgagttaatgaaaAGTGAGTCCACATggcaaaaataataaaaatgaaatgacaaaGTTGGACTTCTAATAGAGGAGTAATTAGAATTTGATTACATCCAAACATACATATCTTTACTATCACAAGATTCAAActaagtaaagaaaatatccaACATGTTCGATTATTAATGCTTAATTGATTATGTTGTGTTACATTTGTTTGAGATTGAATTTCATTTGCATACACACGTCTCACATACACTATCCAACATTGTAAAAAACTTTTGTCAATCCCTTTTTTGTCCGAATCTGAGCAACCTGAAAGTTgaggaaaaagaaaacaaaaaatgatcaaaggaataaaataataacattTTTTTCATTGAAAAGAAAAGACCAATCAGCTCTATATATCCAATGATTCAAAGGAAATAAGTAGCATACCGTTAGGCTCGAGATGTCACTGATGTCTCCTACGTGTGTGCCCCCGCACGGGCACCCTAGGGTTTGCCCGAGCTGCACAATCCGGGGAGTGCTGTCCTGAAAAGTACAAGAACGGGAGAAAGTAGTCTCAGAAACATTTGCAAGATTTGAACAATCATAAATATCTAAAGTTGTCAAATAAGCATTCCCTCTCGAGTCTCGAGTGCAAGTTACATATAGGAGAGACGAAGAGTATGCTGACCTTGGGTATGTACTCGGGAAGTGATCCACCACAGAGTTCAGAAGCTTCATCGTAGGGTAAAATGGAGACAGACACCTGGATGAAGCGGGGACATATTATAGTAACGACGCAACATCATTCTAAGTATATAAAGAGTGAAGGTTTACTTCTAATACATACTTTCCCTCCTTTTGTGATCAAACTGTTAGCTTCTGCTTGTATCTCATTCTGCTTGCTTTGTAATTCATTCTGTGGAACTGTGCCTTTGTATTCTACATACGGCCTGCAAACAACACGATAACAAGTAACTCATAAAGACGAAACCAAGGAAACAAGCACTGAGCTAGAACCATTCTGCTTCAACTCGGAGTAGAAGATGTGTTATCAAACTAAACTTGACAAAAGGAAAGATACAACCATATATAACCAATCTGTTAGATTTTTTATATTAAGAATCTCATTTTCTGAAAACGATGTTGAAGAATAACGAAAAGCTAATGTAACTAGTTAAAGTGCATACCCATCTGGGAAGTGGTATCCTTTGGAAGGCTCCAAGTGCTCCCATCCGACGTTTCTCACACACATATCAAGTAAATGCCCGGCTGAATGTAGCCTGCAAGAACGTTGCATCGCT from Salvia splendens isolate huo1 chromosome 15, SspV2, whole genome shotgun sequence encodes the following:
- the LOC121767527 gene encoding alanine--tRNA ligase, with the protein product MAENLSPTKLDYFEDTSRLQSTSTVLSSFLSDDGRQTLVLDSTIFHPQGGGQPSDKGSISSTHLSFLVEDVRSKDKIVYHYGRFNSKDGNFEKGAHVFLSVDQERRTLNSRLHSAGHLLDMCVRNVGWEHLEPSKGYHFPDGPYVEYKGTVPQNELQSKQNEIQAEANSLITKGGKVSVSILPYDEASELCGGSLPEYIPKDSTPRIVQLGQTLGCPCGGTHVGDISDISSLTVAQIRTKKGLTKVFYNVG